A window from Musa acuminata AAA Group cultivar baxijiao chromosome BXJ3-10, Cavendish_Baxijiao_AAA, whole genome shotgun sequence encodes these proteins:
- the LOC135586090 gene encoding uncharacterized protein LOC135586090: MGGSSSSTQRLVVITVGLLAVLSPLYVGRRGRDEPDDGGGGGALSLWLLLLLLVFVINLTCCADRRIMRFDPYWIHRFGGSSCGIIVLLLVLGVVLRCKASLGG, translated from the coding sequence ATGGGGGGGTCGTCTTCTTCCACTCAGAGACTTGTTGTCATCACGGTGGGGCTTCTCGCCGTGCTGTCGCCGCTGTACGTGGGCAGGAGAGGGCGGGACGAGCCGGACGACGGCGGTGGCGGTGGAGCCCTGTCGCTGTGGCTCCTGCTCCTGCTACTGGTCTTCGTCATCAACCTTACGTGCTGCGCCGACCGCAGGATCATGAGGTTTGACCCCTATTGGATCCATAGATTTGGAGGGTCTTCGTGTGGGATCATTGTGCTACTTCTGGTTCTTGGAGTTGTGCTCAGGTGCAAGGCTTCGCTGGGCGGTTGA